A window from Fictibacillus halophilus encodes these proteins:
- a CDS encoding metal-dependent hydrolase encodes MDTVTHTLFGLTLYGAANKMNMDKSHKRALLFTTVVGSQIPDIDVVVNLTETGRIMQQMWHRGLTHSFFLVPVWGIIIYLLSRVLFKVKDRRLFYWALLAVFIHNTSDLFNTWGTGYLEPFSSYRVTFGTISIVDFVFWFLMLAGFIVSRKKEPSNRFKVFRVVWILMVAHVAVQSIQGYMIYSEAKEKYDEVALAAGFLPTQFQVIGKKDSEVEIVKDSIFIEPEVEHRLVSSDEADLQPLFEENPRAKTLYDWSPFVVVVEEEEKLGIYDPRFYRNGESFLYEFIEK; translated from the coding sequence ATGGATACAGTAACTCACACATTGTTTGGTTTAACGTTGTATGGCGCTGCGAATAAAATGAATATGGACAAGTCACACAAGAGAGCTTTGTTGTTTACAACAGTGGTCGGCAGTCAGATTCCTGATATTGATGTGGTCGTAAACCTTACAGAAACGGGCCGTATCATGCAACAGATGTGGCATAGAGGATTAACACACTCTTTTTTCCTCGTTCCTGTTTGGGGCATCATCATCTATCTTCTTAGCAGGGTTTTATTTAAGGTGAAAGATCGAAGGCTATTCTACTGGGCGCTCTTAGCCGTGTTTATTCATAATACGAGTGATCTCTTTAATACGTGGGGAACAGGATATCTTGAGCCTTTCTCTAGCTATCGAGTCACATTTGGTACGATTTCAATCGTAGATTTTGTATTTTGGTTCTTGATGCTTGCTGGTTTTATCGTATCAAGAAAAAAAGAACCATCAAATCGTTTTAAAGTTTTCCGAGTGGTATGGATCTTAATGGTTGCTCATGTTGCGGTTCAATCCATTCAAGGGTATATGATCTATAGTGAAGCAAAAGAAAAGTATGATGAGGTCGCACTAGCTGCAGGCTTTCTTCCTACACAGTTTCAAGTGATCGGGAAAAAAGATAGTGAAGTTGAGATTGTAAAAGATAGTATTTTTATTGAGCCTGAGGTTGAGCATCGATTGGTTTCAAGTGATGAAGCTGATTTACAGCCCCTGTTTGAAGAAAACCCACGAGCAAAAACCCTTTACGATTGGTCTCCATTCGTTGTGGTGGTTGAAGAAGAGGAGAAGCTCGGGATCTATGATCCTCGGTTTTATCGTAATGGAGAATCCTTTTTGTATGAGTTTATAGAAAAGTAA
- a CDS encoding transglycosylase domain-containing protein, translating to MAKRSVLRQKRKRSLWIRRTAIITFILFLSSVTFGGAMIYAYVNGTPKLTADDLKDPQSSMIYDMNDEFITYVTGSERREYIKIDDIPELVQQAFISTEDVRFKDHMGIDVKRIVGAAVANVQDGFGAEGASTITQQVVKNSVLSSDKTLERKVQEAYLAIQLEQKYTKNQILEIYLNKIYFGSGAYGVATASKTYFNKPLKELSPAEAALLAGLPQRPSSYDPFLHPKVAEERRNTVLQLMYKNGAITKQQKEEAMNTSVTDSLSKEKTKQLKYDAFIQQVIKELKEKGVSERAIYEGGLKIYTTLDPKAQAHTEKVLSTEEYVNYPNDKFKAGVALLDTKTGVVRALGGNRTSGEQNIEKGFNYATDITRQPGSTIKPILDYGPAIEKFKWSTYKQIKDEELEINGWEAGNWDDEFHGDVSMREALVHSYNIPAIKTFMEVGSEDAVSFAKQLGIPIKTAHPAYAIGGFGKGPSPLELAGAYTAFGNQGVYHKPTTLRSVKYPDGYETKYESKPVAAMHDYTAYMITDMLKDVVTRGTGTLAAIPGLEVAGKTGTTNMPDGLDHIEKGSSDSWFAGYTTNYTAAVWTGYDKTTAESYLTPEDQKIAKYIFKSIVSEVSKDKKTAGFSKPKSVEEVYINKDTGYVTKEDSGSNVTKELIVKGTSLKEMTAPTKTRKTEKKERAKRNMNDEDKNQDDEKKESDKPKEDEKKKEEEKQTEPPPTKPEDEADPPPPEDDNPDDPGTDPEPEDPPTVPDPPPTEPPPTTDPPPTDPPPADDGEGTGTGAGAGTSGTTTTP from the coding sequence GTGGCGAAAAGATCTGTACTTCGTCAGAAAAGAAAACGATCACTTTGGATTCGGCGAACAGCTATTATTACATTCATTCTTTTCTTATCCAGCGTGACATTTGGAGGCGCTATGATCTATGCATACGTGAACGGTACTCCAAAGCTTACTGCTGACGACTTGAAAGATCCTCAATCATCGATGATCTATGATATGAACGATGAGTTCATCACTTATGTAACAGGCTCTGAACGACGAGAATATATCAAGATTGATGACATACCAGAACTCGTCCAACAAGCATTCATTTCTACAGAAGACGTTCGGTTTAAAGATCACATGGGAATTGATGTGAAGCGAATTGTCGGAGCCGCCGTTGCAAATGTACAAGACGGTTTTGGTGCTGAAGGGGCAAGCACGATCACACAGCAAGTAGTTAAGAACTCTGTCCTTTCTTCAGACAAAACACTCGAACGAAAAGTACAAGAAGCCTACCTTGCTATTCAGTTAGAACAAAAGTACACAAAGAATCAAATCTTAGAGATATACCTTAACAAAATATACTTTGGAAGCGGTGCATATGGTGTCGCGACTGCTTCAAAGACTTATTTTAATAAACCATTGAAAGAATTATCACCGGCAGAAGCCGCTCTCTTAGCTGGTCTGCCACAACGACCAAGCAGCTATGATCCTTTTCTTCACCCTAAAGTGGCAGAAGAAAGACGAAATACCGTATTGCAGCTTATGTACAAAAATGGCGCAATAACTAAACAACAAAAAGAAGAAGCCATGAACACCTCCGTAACAGACTCGCTCTCAAAAGAAAAAACAAAGCAATTAAAATACGATGCCTTTATTCAGCAAGTGATTAAGGAATTAAAAGAAAAAGGGGTTTCTGAACGAGCTATTTACGAGGGTGGTTTAAAGATTTATACAACGCTTGATCCAAAAGCTCAAGCTCATACCGAAAAAGTGCTATCCACTGAAGAATATGTCAACTATCCAAATGACAAATTCAAGGCCGGTGTCGCGCTGCTCGATACAAAGACTGGTGTTGTTCGAGCATTAGGTGGCAACCGAACAAGTGGTGAGCAAAATATTGAAAAAGGATTCAACTATGCGACTGATATTACACGTCAGCCAGGTTCGACCATTAAACCAATCTTGGATTATGGTCCAGCTATAGAAAAGTTTAAATGGTCTACGTATAAACAGATTAAAGATGAAGAGTTAGAGATCAACGGTTGGGAAGCCGGAAACTGGGATGATGAATTTCATGGAGATGTTTCCATGCGAGAAGCACTCGTTCATTCCTACAATATTCCTGCTATTAAAACCTTTATGGAAGTTGGCTCAGAAGATGCTGTAAGCTTTGCCAAACAGCTAGGCATTCCGATTAAGACTGCTCATCCCGCCTATGCCATTGGTGGATTTGGTAAGGGTCCTTCACCACTTGAACTAGCTGGCGCTTATACGGCATTCGGAAATCAAGGTGTCTATCATAAACCGACCACTCTTCGTAGTGTGAAATATCCGGATGGCTATGAAACGAAGTACGAATCTAAGCCTGTTGCAGCGATGCATGATTACACCGCATATATGATTACAGATATGCTTAAAGATGTAGTTACACGAGGAACGGGTACGTTAGCCGCTATACCTGGATTAGAAGTTGCAGGCAAAACGGGAACGACGAATATGCCGGACGGTCTTGATCATATTGAGAAGGGCTCTAGTGATTCATGGTTCGCAGGTTATACAACGAATTACACAGCCGCTGTGTGGACAGGATACGACAAAACAACAGCTGAGAGTTATCTAACACCTGAAGACCAAAAGATTGCGAAATACATTTTTAAATCCATTGTCTCAGAAGTTTCAAAGGATAAAAAGACAGCTGGATTTTCTAAGCCGAAGTCAGTTGAGGAAGTATATATTAACAAAGATACTGGATATGTAACAAAAGAGGATAGCGGCTCTAACGTGACAAAAGAACTTATCGTAAAAGGTACATCACTAAAAGAGATGACAGCTCCCACTAAAACAAGAAAGACCGAAAAGAAAGAACGAGCAAAGAGAAACATGAACGATGAAGATAAGAATCAGGATGATGAAAAGAAAGAATCAGATAAGCCTAAAGAAGACGAGAAAAAGAAAGAAGAAGAAAAACAAACAGAGCCGCCTCCCACAAAACCAGAGGATGAGGCAGATCCACCACCACCCGAAGATGACAATCCGGATGATCCTGGTACAGATCCTGAACCTGAGGATCCACCAACAGTACCAGATCCACCTCCAACGGAACCGCCACCTACAACAGACCCGCCACCGACTGATCCACCACCAGCTGACGATGGTGAAGGTACCGGGACAGGAGCAGGCGCTGGAACATCTGGAACAACCACTACACCGTAA